TCAGCCATTTCCAGAAGTCATAGCATTATGTTACTAAACATGACATGACACAACACTCCAACAACTAGAGTATGCACatgttttacaattttccaACTTATATCAAATTCCGTACTCAGGTTATCAAAGTGAGAATAATTCCCATTTGTCAACAAATCCTTAAAAGTAAtcagttttgtttctatttttaactaTCTGCAGAATTTGTAGCATGCTCCAAACATTATCAGTTGATCTGTACAACTGGATGGCATGTATGGAGAGTGCAAGTGGGAGAAGAGGTAAATCAATTATCCCAAAGCTGATTCTTGGTATAGATGGTGTACACTGAAGAGAATTAAGCAGTATAGCAATTCAAGAAGAAAGCCAGAAAAATTCTCCGTTTAGTCAGCTTTCATCTGATCATTGTCCATACATTTACACACAAACATGATAAAAGTATGACAGGTAAAAAAGGTTCCCTTCAGTAATTATAGACCTTACAGATAATGGATGCCCTCTGCAGCACTCAGCTGCACATAACTACATTGTGTTTTACTGGAAAGTTGTCATcgttaaaacattttaaaattggaTACTATggtaaatgtaataaaatagaACTTACAATAATGATATACTGTAAAAAGAGTTGGTGTTGTTCATTGTGGCGAGTATACTATGTTTTGATATATTATCACCAACAACTTCACTCAAAGATTTACCATTCAAagctgattaaaaaatttttctctcaaGTTATTTATTGTTCAAGTAGTTTACATCAATTGCAGATGGATACTACTATTTTATCATAGAGAGTTTCgtaaaaatctttcttttttcagtgataTCAAAGTTTGGCCTAAATAATGACGAGAGTCAGATTTTTTTCCTGGCACCAACCTCTGGCAGGCCAGTCCTGGTTGAACGTTTTTCAGGTAGGTTTTCATATTTTAGAGTAACCTTCATACATACATTATTTACCATTTTCTGTAATCTGCACTTTTCAAACATACACAGTACAGCACTTACCCTTTCAATCATGCAATCACAATGAAAACACAATATGCACTTGACAGAAGGATGAGAATGATACACAAGATATTGgcaaggaaaaagaggaaacatcTTTTGCAGTAGTTGAGATTACCTTCCTTGCCAACACCAAAAGTTGCAATGTTGAAAGACACTCTTCCTTGAAAGTtcataacttgttttgtttagGCCAGACCCTTGCCAACATCAACATGGGTGACATTGAAGATTGCATTCAGCAGGGCCAATTGGCCCTTctgaatttaaagaagaaatggtaAGATAATCAGCTCAACAAAATTCCTTTATTATTAATCCCATAAAGTAGACACTTGTCATGACTCATATACGAGTCATAGAGAACCATATTAAATCAAACAGTGGCCCAAATTTGCTTGTAGCACCTAACTTACTTTCAGAAAAAACATGCTACATGTACCACTTTTACAGTCCAGGTTTCAAAGTGTACCTAACTGAGGCAAATTGTTCTatatttttctgtcagcaaTAAAAAGGAGGATCAAACCACTAAGATGGATATGGAGGTGAATAGTATAATATTACATACCTCTAAAATGTCTCTAACATATCCTTACAATATGTTGCGTTCCACTAAAGCCAATTCATAAAGTTTTGACATTGATGaatgataaaagtataagtttATGTCAACAGAAAAACCAGGCCAATGAACATAGAGAAGTATGTCCTGGAGtattcatcaaatatttaatGTCAGGCTAGTGTCTTTGGTGATGAGTAGgagcaaaacttttcattttttaaaaacaataatttccaaTATTGCCTACATACTACAAGACCAACCAggagataaaagaaagaaaaaaatctttctatAACATTAGGTAAAAAGTTTACATCACTATGAATAGAGAATATTGGAATCAAAAGAACGACTCCATAGATAGCTCCAGCAATGCTTGTAAAGGTAACCTCTCAAAATTACTAGATAATTGCTGCAGTTATTTTCTGGCCGACAGACCTCTTTGGTGTTTTAATTCCCCCTCCTCTCTACTTGGAATGAAGTCAACGAAGTTCAGCAGaacaaaacataagaaatgtttttcccttttaatttcaTAGTTAAGAGAGGTAAGGGGTCAGCGGGTACTGCCTGAGGACAAAGAGGGCATTACAATAATCCTACGGTATGGCAGTACCCGACTGAAACGCAAATTCAAAGCAACTGCTCTTTTCCAGGTATTTACAGTAACTTGTGTATGAGTGGTTAATATGAATACATTTATGATCAATTATTGGAATGATAAACACAATGTTTCCATCTCTCTCTTCTAGGGATTTACAATAATACATTTTATTCAAGATATTTAGATATTTTATATATGTACATGGTCACTTACTTAGAAATATTAATCTCCTCTTTTCATTGACAAATACTTCCTGATCAGAGGAAACAAAACTGAATTATATTGATTTACAGTTTAACTGAATATTTGAAGTACCCTCAATAcatgacaagaaaaaagctgCTCCAGACCCCTAATTCTAGTTTAAAAGGCAACCCACTTTCCAAATGAAAGGAGCACCCGCCCACTGCAtgctattttgtatttttcctagTTACAATTCGCATTAgagacattttttaaagaactttATCTCTTAACAGGAGGTGTATGACTGGGCAGGGTCACAACAGAATGTGCCCCTAAATTTTACTCTGCAGAGACAAAAGCACGTGGTCAAACACCAAGATCCCCTTCTGGGCAAGGAGGTGCTAGATATCTGCGAGAGGGTACGTACATAAAGTTGTATCTATTATGTTGATTTTTTCTTACACAACAGGAGTCCCAGTAGGGTTCAAATTCTCCCCTCTTTGTTACTGAAATAACATCATAAgacaataaaatattattgCAGCCGCCAAaacctttaagaaaaataaataaacccgTTGATTTAATTaagttctttaattttacttcagTTAAAACAACGTACCTTGTCTTTTTCGATTTATCAGAGTAAAAAATTCCGAAATTCTTGATTGGTGCTGGGCGATCTTACACCTCTTTCCACGGTACAGAACCGTCACGAAGTTATTTATCAAACGTTTCAAAGGCTGTTAGCGTCCGTAAAGACACAACAAAACTCCAGTAATGGCCACTACTGTTATTGTAGCTGTGAAAAGCAGTtatctttcatcttctttgtcATGTATACGGCACAACGCATATCTTAATTCATATATTCCACACATTATGTAACATGGCTCGACAACTTCGAGATGCTTTGCAACTTCacgagaaaagaggaaaatttggGCATGAGCAATCTGAGGAAACGAACGTTTTACTTAGGAATAATATGTATTCTCCGCAATTTCAATTACAGTACACGATATTCAATTAGTGCCTATACTTCAAATGGTGTTTTGCTAGATGGTTTAATAGACGAAACAATCATTTCAGCAGTAACATATCAATTACATCTTCACAAATCTATTTAGGATCCAGAGGAAGCCAAGGCTCTCCTAGATGACCAGGTAGGGAATCTTTTTTGGTTTTACACTGTGTTCTCAATTAAGAGCTTAGTTtggaatttattattaattacatGCTGGAACAAGATAAGCATTACCTGACTGCATTTAAGGGCTTAGGTTGGAATTTATTATTGATTACATGCTGGAACAAGATAAGCATCACCTGACAACATTTAAATAAATCCTCacaattaaaaattgatttgtcattttctcCTGGAAAGGGAAATCTTGCAAATCCAACAACTTAggcagacaaacaaaaccttacACTTGACAAATCACTATTGTTTCTCTCCTAAACCACAACACACTCAAGGGAGACTGACAAGGCCGGTTTCCCGACCAGGGATAATGCCTTACTGCCACGACACTTGTTGGGGGATAGGGACAAGACtattctcctgaccagggatgaggccttagtgccgtgacacttgggggagactgaCAAGACCgttcttctcctgaccagggacgaggcctcagtgccgcgacacttgggggagatggacaagactgttctcctgaccagggacgaggccttagtgccgcgacacttgggggagactgaCTGGACTgttcttctcctgaccagggacgaggcctcagtgccgcgacacttgggggagatggacaatactgttctcctgaccagggacgaggcctcagtgccgcgacacttgggggagatggacaagactgttctcctgaccagggacgaggccttagtgccgcgacacttgggggagatggacaatactgttctcctgaccagggacgaggcctcagtgccgcgacacttgggggagattgacaatactgttctcctgaccagggacgaggccttagtgccgcgacacttgggggagactgacaagactgttcttctcctgaccagggacgaggccctagtgccgcgacacttgggggagatggacaagactgttctcctgaccagg
The sequence above is a segment of the Pocillopora verrucosa isolate sample1 chromosome 5, ASM3666991v2, whole genome shotgun sequence genome. Coding sequences within it:
- the LOC136281028 gene encoding uncharacterized protein isoform X2; amino-acid sequence: MLLLLAFLQICYQAKRDFKMFTLIIIKLGDNFDPVRRICSMLQTLSVDLYNWMACMESASGRRVISKFGLNNDESQIFFLAPTSGRPVLVERFSGQTLANINMGDIEDCIQQGQLALLNLKKKCNKKEDQTTKMDMELREVRGQRVLPEDKEGITIILRYGSTRLKRKFKATALFQEVYDWAGSQQNVPLNFTLQRQKHVVKHQDPLLGKEVLDICERDPEEAKALLDDQGD
- the LOC136281028 gene encoding uncharacterized protein isoform X1; the protein is MLLLLAFLQICYQAKRDFKMFTLIIIKLGDNFDPVRRICSMLQTLSVDLYNWMACMESASGRRVISKFGLNNDESQIFFLAPTSGRPVLVERFSGQTLANINMGDIEDCIQQGQLALLNLKKKCNKKEDQTTKMDMELREVRGQRVLPEDKEGITIILRYGSTRLKRKFKATALFQEVYDWAGSQQNVPLNFTLQRQKHVVKHQDPLLGKEVLDICERDPEEAKALLDDQGRGLSAATLGGDGQDCSPDQGRGLSAATLGGD